The following is a genomic window from Ethanoligenens harbinense YUAN-3.
AGGCAAATGATCCAGTCGCCCGATGCGGCCTCTATTGCAAAGTTTTTGGCAGCGGAGAAATCATCGCACCAATCAAAATGCAGCACCGTCGCGCCGCATTCTTCGGCAATGCGCACGGTGTCGTCGGTGGAGCCGGTATCCACCACAATGATCTCGTCAACAAACTCTTTATAACTGTTTATGCAACGGGCAATGTTTTTCGCCTCGTTTTTTGCAATGGTGCAGGCGGAGATCTTCACGTCCCCTTTTTTACGGGTATAGGCCTTCATGCACTCACCTCTTAAAACCATGATAGCATATTTTGCCGAAAACATACAGCCCAAGCGCGTGCATTTTCGACACTTTTCCGCAAAAATGCCAAAAGGCGGGGCTTTCGCCCCGCCTTTTGAAAAGGGAAAACCGAACTTATGATTTGAGGAGGGAGAGCATGCCCTGCGGCAGCTGGTTGGCCTGCGCGAGCATGGCCTGCGCGGACTGCACCAGGATATTGTTCTTGGTGTAGTTCATCATTTCCTGCGCGACGTCGGTGTCGGTCAGGGTAGACTGCGCGGCGGTCAGGTTCTGGCTCTCGATGTCCAGCGTATCGCCCGCATAGGTGAAGCGGTTCTGATAGGCGCCCATCTTGGAACGCAGCTTGGAAACCGTGTCGATGGCGGTCTGGATGGTGTTGATGGCGTTCGAGCCGGTAAGAGAAAGCGCCGTGGCGGCTTCGCCCACGCCGGTGCCCACACCCAGAGCGGAAACACTGACGGCATCCAGATACGAGGTGCTTTCGGTCACATTGATCTTGCCCGTAGTCGAATTTGTAGTCAACTGGCCACCGGTAACGGATCCGGTAAACGTGGCGGTTTCACCATTCGTGTCTTTCACAACCTGCCCGTTGACATCGGTGAGCGTGAAGGTGGTATTGGTACCGCTGCCCGCGATATTCGCGGTATAAGTTGCCGTGCCCAGTGTCACACTTGCAGTTTTGCCGCCAACATTCAAGCCTGTTGCGGAAAGCTTCTTACTTGCATCCGCCGTACCGGTAAAGACCAACTTGCTGCCGCTGCTGTCTTTTACCACATTGCCATCCGCATCCGTCAATGTGAAATAAACGTTCCCAGCAGAAGCCGTCTGCATAACCGTGGTCGCACTGGAATCTGAATAGAGGGAAGCCGTATAAGCTACGCCATTGATTGTCACAGTGGCGGTAGCCGGATCAGCTCCTGCTGTGCCATCTGTTGTGTCGGTAGCTGCTATGTTAGTGCCGCCGGTGGTTGTCTGAGAGCCAACAAGCGTGACCGCTGTCGCCGAAACCGCCGTGCCGGCCGTGCCGCCCTGCACACCGGTCAGGTCATAGTTGATGGTGGTTGCGGTGATGTTGCCCGCCGTAAAGAGCGCGGAGTTGGCAATGGAATAGGTGGTGGTGCCGTTCGCAGTCGTGGCGCTGACCGCCGCGGTGAAAGCGGTGGTAACAGCAGTCGACATGACCTGATTGCCGTCGGAATCCTTAAACGTGGCATAGATGGAACCGTCGGAAGCGGTGTTCAGTGTGACCGCATAGGTATCGGTGCCGGAAGAAGTGGAAACAAAGTACTGGTAGCCGTCCGCCGCGTCGCCGGAAAGCGTGGTGCTGCCCGTGGCGCTTGTGGCGGCAGAAGCGGAAACCAGCGTGGAAGTGGTGACGACGGTGCCGCCCAGCGTGAGGTTGATGGTCTGGCCGGAATCGGCGCCGATCTGGATCTGGAGGCCGCTGTTGGAGAACAGGCCCTCGCTGTCGGTCTGGCCGAACACGTTTTTGGTGTTGTAGGTGGTCTGGTCGGAAATGCGGTTGATCTCCTGCGCCAGCGCGTTGGCCTGATCCTGCAGGTTGCTCTTATCGGTGTCGTTCTGGGTGTCGTTCTGCGCCTGCACGGCGAGGGTACGCATCTTCTGCAGGATGTCCTGCACGTTGCCGAGCGCGCCCTCGGAGGTCTGGATGAGGGAGTTGCCGTTGGAAACGTTCTCCTGCGCCTGATTCAAACCGTTGATCTGGGCCTGCATCTTCTGCGAGATGGCAAGACCGGAAGCATCGTCCGCGGCTTTGTTGATTTTGGAACCGGTGGACAGTTTCTGCAGGGAATCCTGCACGGCTGAGGTGTTTTTCTGCAGGTTGCTCAGGGTGTTGAGCGCTGCAATGTTGTGGTTGATGACCATAATTCTTCCTCCTTGATGATGAAAGGGAAATCCTTTTCCCTTGCCTTTCGGCATTGTTTTTGAGCTTCACTCTATGTATCGGCGCTTAAATTCGGCACTTTAGCGCTTTTTAGAAAAAATTTAGGACGGTTTTCCTTCCGGGGGCAGCGAAGAGATATCCCCCAGCGCCGCGGCCAGGCTTTGCAGATCGGCCGACACGCCGGCAGCTTCGCGGTTGAAATCGGTCGCCTCCTGCAGCAGCTCCTTGCGCAGCACGGGCAGCGCGCGCGGCGCCGCAATGCCGATCTTCACCTTATCCCCCTGCTGCTCGAGCACTGTGATCTCGATCTCATCGCCAATCAGAAACGATTCTCCCTTTTTGCGGGTGATGACCAACATCTCAAACGCCCTCCCTTGCCGGGAGATAATACCGCATGGGATAGCGGTCGTCTTCCAGAATGATCTGCACCCCCAGCCGCGCCGTGGAATTGACCGCCACCGGGCACTTCAGGTTGAGAAACAGCCGGCCACCCGCCTGCGGCAGGTTGGCGATGACCAAATACCGTGGGCTTTCCTGCGCGCCGAGCGCCAGCGCGGCCCCGGCTCCTGTGGGGACGGGCGGGCAATAATCCCGGAAAAGCGCCGCCGCATCCAGCACGGCAAAGCAAACGCCCCGGTCTGTGGCGCTTTGCAGCCACATAAAGGGATTCTGCGGGTTCCTCCGATCTTTCAACAATGCAAAAAGCCTGTGCGTCTCAAATCCGTACAGGCCCTGCGGAAAACGGAACAACTCCTGTTCGGCCACTTCTACCGGGCCGGATTCTTTTGTATCAATCTGCATACATCTCTCCTGCGGGCGCGGGCCCGCTCATCCACGCAACCGGCGGCGCGCTCACGCCTGCGCCGAGAAGTGCAGCTCCGGCTGCTGTGCCATCCAGATGGAAATCTGCGCCGGGCGATCCTCGGAGATAGACGCGCTCTGATGAATCGTCCACTGGATATGCGTCTGATCCGGCTGGATTGAATAGGAAAACACATTGTCCGTAAAGGATATTTGCGGCGGCGCAGAGGGCACGAAACGCAGGCCATAGGTCGGCATAGCCGGCACTGCCTGCTCCAGCGCATGCCGGGCGATCGCGTTTTTGTTGCGCGCCATCGAGCGGTAGACTCGCCCCATCTCGTTATATTGGCGGGCGGCTTCATCCACAGCCTGCTTCCCCCGCTGTGCGAAATCGCTTACCAGTTGAGCAACGGTCTCGTGCCCTTCTTCCGATTTGGCCTCGGTGGCATCGACGGAAAGCCGTGGATGCTCTGCCTGCACCGAAACGCTCCCTTTTTCTTTGGTGATTTCCATAGAAGCCGCGGGCATACGGGTATCCAGCCGAAGGTTCTGCGCCTGCATGTCCAGACGCGCCGGACTCGCCTGGATGGTCAGGCGGAACACGTCCATTTTGCGTCACCCGCTTATTTGAGATATTCCGTCAGATTGTTCTGCAGGATGGAATTGCTGATGGCCAGCGTGGCCTGATACGCCATCAGGTGCAGCGAATATTGGGTATAAGCCGTGGTGGTGTCCACATCCTCCACGTTGGAAAGGCGCTGCGTCGCGTTTGTGTTATCCGCGCTGTATTTATTGGAAAGGAACGTGAGCATGTTCTGCTTGGCGCCCAGGACGGCATTGGTAAGCGACGCGGCATCCATCGACTGGGTGTTCAGCGTCTGAGAGGCGCTCACCGTGCTCGTGTCGTCGTTGTTCAGCGCCGTCGCCGTTGCCCCGAAATTGTCATAGACATTCTGGCTGCCGGAAGCGGTAACGTTCTGCAATAAAAAGCTGAGCGGGTCGGTGGATGCCTCAAACGCCGTACCCGCCGCCACGTTGCCGGAAGAATCCATCTGCGTGCCGTATCCGAGATCGACCGGATAGGAACGCGTCATCGCGCTGTTTTCCGTGCTGTAATAGGCCAGGTCGTTCACGGTGGTCGAAGATGTCTGCGCGCTGTCGTTGATTTTTGCCACCGGAATGTATTTGCCTGTGCCCGGCGTCTGATACAGCAGCTTGCCTTCGATATCGGATTCCGAAAGAGCGGCGGACACCGTTGCATTACCGGAGCCATCTATCGTAACGTCCACAACGGGCGCTACCGTCAGAGCGGACGAGGCCGCCCCAAGCGCCGTGGAGCCATCGGCGGAATCCGCCGTTATCGCTGCTTCCGCCGCCGACTGCTTATCCGCCGCGGTACCCGTCGTGCCGTTATAAGCGGTCTCATACACGTTTTTATACGCCGTCACATAATTGGAATACGCCGTGTAATCGCTTTCCGAGCCTGCCTTGAACGGCGGGTTGCCGGAGGCGCTGCCGCCGAACACATATTGCCCGGTAGACGATGTGGAGTTGAGCGCACTGAGGATCTCCGTCTGGTCATATTGCAGATTGGTGGCCAGCGTGGAGTTGTTGACGCTGCTGTCGGTGCCGGAGTTGGCCGCGGCATTGAGCGTGGTGTTGGCACTCTGCAAAATGCTGTAGTAGGTCTTATTCACCGTGGACTCCGTATCCGTCAGCCACGCCTGCGTGTTCGTGATGTTTTTCTGGTAGCGCTCGATGGTGTTCAACTGCCCGTTGGCGGCGATCATCTCCGCGGCATCCACCGGGTCCTGCGACGCACGGGAATACATCTGGCCGGAGGAAAGCTTCTGGGTGTCGTCGGACACCCTTTCCACGTTCTGGTTGAGCTGGTTGGCATATTGGCCCATAATCATGGAATTGGTAATGCGCATGTCCTGCTCCTTTCAAACACCTTTACTGCGCCATCGACAGCAGCGTGCCCATCATGTCGTTGATGGTCGTGATGACCCGTGCGCTCGCGCCGTACATCTGCTGGAATTTCATCAAGTTCACCGTTTCCTCGTCGATCGACACGCTGGAAACGGACTGCCGCTGTGTGTCCAGATCGTTTTTCTGGATCTGGTAGTTGCCTGCCATCGTGGTATCGTCGTTGATGACATTGGCAATCTTATTCGAGAACGTCGCCGCATAGGACGCCATCGTTCCGTCGGTGTACAAGGTCTTGTGCGCGGACGTATCGTAGGAGGAGACCTGCGCGCTGCCCAAGGCATTGAGAAATGCCTGCGCATAGGTGCCCACGCTGGTGCCGGTGTAATTGTCACCAAAGAGCGTGTCATCCTTGTTCCATGCATCGCTCAGCGAGATGGTCGCGGCCGCGTCGGTCGCCACATACGCCGCGGACGCGGTGGGGTCCGACCAGCCCGTGGTATCCGGATATGTCGGAGTCGGCGGGGTCCCGGAGCCATAGGTGAGCATCTGCGCGCCGCCGCCGCTTGAGGTCGACGTGCTGTTCATGATATCCGCAAACGACTGCGCAAAATCGTTGAGGTGCTCTTTCAGATAATGCACGCCCACGTCGCCGTAGCTGCCGGTGCCGCTGCCGTCGCCGTTGAGGATGGCCAGGTAGCCGTTGACCGAGCCGCCGCCAACGGACAAGGTGTTCCCGCTCCAGCCGGTGCCGGTATTCGTCGCATACGTCGTGCTCTGGTTGTTGGAATCGGATGCGTCCCAGGTAACGGCGGTGGTGGAAAGCCCGCTCGCATCCGTCGGGCCGTCGGTAACCACCTTGAGCGTGTGGACAATGTTGTTGCCGTCCACCAGCATGGCGCCGCTGCCCGAGGCAAGGTCGTTTTCCATCTGGACGGTCACGCTTCCGTCCGACTGCTCCGTCGCCGAGATGTCCAGATAGCCCGAGAGTTTGTCCAACAGTTGGTTGCGCTGATCACGCAGGTCATTGGCGGGCTGGCCGCCCACCTCCATGCTCACGATCTGCGTGTTCAGCGTGGAGATGTTTTGGAGAATGCCGTTGATACCGCCACTTTGCGTATCGCCGCTCACCACAACGTTGAGGGCGCTCTGTTCCTGTGATTCGAACGTGGTTAGGCTGGAATAGGCCGTCCGGATCTTCGTGACAAGATTTTCCGCATCCGTCTTGATGGTGACAGGCAGGCTGCTGGACGCGGGGGACGACTGATAGGAACCGATGTCGTTGATGAGGGTGTTGAGCTGGCCGCTCAGGCCCTGGAGCGTGTCGTTGCCGGAAGTGGACACCTCATTGAAAATATCCTCTACCTGCCCCAGATCGTTCTGCCGCTGCTCATAGTCGCTGTACTGCGCATTCGCAGTGCGGTAACGCACGTCCAGAAACCCATCACGCGCCTGCGTGATCTGATTGCTGTTCACGCCGTTGCCCACAAACGGCACCACCGGCTTCCACTGGTAGGCCCCCGTGTTGACGTTTACCGCCTGCAGATCGACCATCTGCCTGGAATAGCCGTCTGTCGCGGCGTTGGAGATATTGTGTGCCGTCACGCCAAGCGCAGTCTGCGATGCGGAAAGCCCGGAAAGGGCGGTGTTCAGCCCTGTATTCAAAGACGCCATATGTAAACTCCTTCGGCAGCCGTTATATTTTCTGATCAATAAACGCGCGGGAGGCGGTTTTCCGGGCCTCCGCGCCCTGGCTGGTATACAGCGCCTGCGGCTTTTGCATGGTCTTCACCAGATGGTCATATTGCGCAAAGCAGGCGGCGGCGATGGCATGATTCTTCTCATTCGCGCGCTGCAGTGCCTGTGCGGCCGCATGCAGCGTTTCCCGGCGGCGGGACAGCGTCTCGGTCCTGTCCGGCGCCTGCCCGATCACGTCCCGCAGCGTTTTCCCCGCCACGCCGCTTTTTCCCAGCAGGCACTGCTGCCCTTCCTGTACGGCCCGCAACCGCAGCACCAGAGGCTGCTCGGTGTTGACGATGGCACCCAGCGCCGCGATGTTGCCCACCTGAAGCGCCGGTGTCTTCAGCAGCGCCTGTTCCAGCAGGGCACGCACGATCTGCTCTTCTTTTTCCAAAGCCGCTTCCAGTTCTTCCGTCCACGAAGGCACGCGCGCCACCCCCTATGCTTTCCGGTCGATCCGTGCGCCAAGGATGCCCGCCGCGACATCTTCCGCGGGGACACTGTAGGTGCCGTCCTGCACCTGCTTTTTGATGGCGGCGATTCGCTCCGCCCGCCCGCCTGCATCGGACGCGTCCGTGATCTGCCCGGCAAGGCGCGACGTCGCCTGCTTGTCGGCAGCCTCCGCCGAGATCTCCACACGGTCCACACTGCCGGCCTGCGCCGGTTCAGTCGCCACCTGCGCGGGCTTCGTATCCTTTTCCTCTTTGGAAAAAGACGCATAGACCTGATGCGGCTGAAATCCATCTATTTTCATCTGTGCCACCACCCTTAAAGCCGAACCGGCTGTTCAAACTCCGCACGGACCGTCCACAAGCCCGTTCTCTCAACTATATATATCGGCCCGCATCTGCAAACATTGAGTGCGCGCACACGATTTCTTTGAAAAAATCATTAGTGCAGATCGTTGACATAAGACTCGATCTGGTCGGCGGTGGACACCACCCGCGCGTTCATCTGGAACCCGCGCTGCGTTACAATCATGTTACCCATTTCGCTGCTCAGGTCCACATTCGACGTTTCATACGCGCCCTGCAAGACGCCCTCGTCGGAGACCTGCGCCGCACCGGACGACGCGCTCGCCGCAAACAGGCTGCCGCCCAGCGCCGTCAGGTTCTGAGGGAAAGCAAATGCGAACACGCCGGGCTGGGTCTGCGGCACGCCGTTCTGCACCGCGATGGCGTTGCCCTGCGCGTCCAGCACCGTGCGGCCCTGTGCATCCACCAGCACGGCGGCGCCGTTCTCCGGCTGCGCAGTGAACGTACCATCCCGCGTGTAGGAAACCACTCCCTGCGCGTCGCGTACCGCGAAAAAGCCCTCGCCCCGGGGCGCAAAATTCAGCAGCGAGCCCGTCTGAACAAATGAACCGGCCGAAGCGTCCGCCACGACGGCATCCACACCCGCGCCGCTGCCCTCCAGCTCGTTCGCGTAGGACGGATTTTCCGGACGCACCATGGAATCGTACAGCAGGTCGCTGAAATCCGTATCCCGCTGCACATAGCCCGCGGTATTCACATTGGCGATATCGTTCGCTATCACGTCCATCGCCGTCTGCCTGGAGCGCAGGCTGGCCGCGCCGCCAAAAAACGCCTGTATCA
Proteins encoded in this region:
- a CDS encoding flagellin — its product is MVINHNIAALNTLSNLQKNTSAVQDSLQKLSTGSKINKAADDASGLAISQKMQAQINGLNQAQENVSNGNSLIQTSEGALGNVQDILQKMRTLAVQAQNDTQNDTDKSNLQDQANALAQEINRISDQTTYNTKNVFGQTDSEGLFSNSGLQIQIGADSGQTINLTLGGTVVTTSTLVSASAATSATGSTTLSGDAADGYQYFVSTSSGTDTYAVTLNTASDGSIYATFKDSDGNQVMSTAVTTAFTAAVSATTANGTTTYSIANSALFTAGNITATTINYDLTGVQGGTAGTAVSATAVTLVGSQTTTGGTNIAATDTTDGTAGADPATATVTINGVAYTASLYSDSSATTVMQTASAGNVYFTLTDADGNVVKDSSGSKLVFTGTADASKKLSATGLNVGGKTASVTLGTATYTANIAGSGTNTTFTLTDVNGQVVKDTNGETATFTGSVTGGQLTTNSTTGKINVTESTSYLDAVSVSALGVGTGVGEAATALSLTGSNAINTIQTAIDTVSKLRSKMGAYQNRFTYAGDTLDIESQNLTAAQSTLTDTDVAQEMMNYTKNNILVQSAQAMLAQANQLPQGMLSLLKS
- a CDS encoding carbon storage regulator — protein: MLVITRKKGESFLIGDEIEITVLEQQGDKVKIGIAAPRALPVLRKELLQEATDFNREAAGVSADLQSLAAALGDISSLPPEGKPS
- the fliW gene encoding flagellar assembly protein FliW, which translates into the protein MQIDTKESGPVEVAEQELFRFPQGLYGFETHRLFALLKDRRNPQNPFMWLQSATDRGVCFAVLDAAALFRDYCPPVPTGAGAALALGAQESPRYLVIANLPQAGGRLFLNLKCPVAVNSTARLGVQIILEDDRYPMRYYLPAREGV
- a CDS encoding DUF6470 family protein, with protein sequence MDVFRLTIQASPARLDMQAQNLRLDTRMPAASMEITKEKGSVSVQAEHPRLSVDATEAKSEEGHETVAQLVSDFAQRGKQAVDEAARQYNEMGRVYRSMARNKNAIARHALEQAVPAMPTYGLRFVPSAPPQISFTDNVFSYSIQPDQTHIQWTIHQSASISEDRPAQISIWMAQQPELHFSAQA
- the flgK gene encoding flagellar hook-associated protein FlgK: MASLNTGLNTALSGLSASQTALGVTAHNISNAATDGYSRQMVDLQAVNVNTGAYQWKPVVPFVGNGVNSNQITQARDGFLDVRYRTANAQYSDYEQRQNDLGQVEDIFNEVSTSGNDTLQGLSGQLNTLINDIGSYQSSPASSSLPVTIKTDAENLVTKIRTAYSSLTTFESQEQSALNVVVSGDTQSGGINGILQNISTLNTQIVSMEVGGQPANDLRDQRNQLLDKLSGYLDISATEQSDGSVTVQMENDLASGSGAMLVDGNNIVHTLKVVTDGPTDASGLSTTAVTWDASDSNNQSTTYATNTGTGWSGNTLSVGGGSVNGYLAILNGDGSGTGSYGDVGVHYLKEHLNDFAQSFADIMNSTSTSSGGGAQMLTYGSGTPPTPTYPDTTGWSDPTASAAYVATDAAATISLSDAWNKDDTLFGDNYTGTSVGTYAQAFLNALGSAQVSSYDTSAHKTLYTDGTMASYAATFSNKIANVINDDTTMAGNYQIQKNDLDTQRQSVSSVSIDEETVNLMKFQQMYGASARVITTINDMMGTLLSMAQ
- the flgN gene encoding flagellar export chaperone FlgN, producing the protein MPSWTEELEAALEKEEQIVRALLEQALLKTPALQVGNIAALGAIVNTEQPLVLRLRAVQEGQQCLLGKSGVAGKTLRDVIGQAPDRTETLSRRRETLHAAAQALQRANEKNHAIAAACFAQYDHLVKTMQKPQALYTSQGAEARKTASRAFIDQKI
- a CDS encoding flagellar biosynthesis anti-sigma factor FlgM; the protein is MKIDGFQPHQVYASFSKEEKDTKPAQVATEPAQAGSVDRVEISAEAADKQATSRLAGQITDASDAGGRAERIAAIKKQVQDGTYSVPAEDVAAGILGARIDRKA
- a CDS encoding flagellar hook-basal body protein, whose product is MIQAFFGGAASLRSRQTAMDVIANDIANVNTAGYVQRDTDFSDLLYDSMVRPENPSYANELEGSGAGVDAVVADASAGSFVQTGSLLNFAPRGEGFFAVRDAQGVVSYTRDGTFTAQPENGAAVLVDAQGRTVLDAQGNAIAVQNGVPQTQPGVFAFAFPQNLTALGGSLFAASASSGAAQVSDEGVLQGAYETSNVDLSSEMGNMIVTQRGFQMNARVVSTADQIESYVNDLH